Part of the Pyrobaculum calidifontis JCM 11548 genome, GTGCTTTTCGTCAAACCTCTTCCTAACAACCTCCTTATTCCTCTCAGGCGTGCCGAATACCCTATCGGCGAACGTCTTCCTGTCCTCTACCCTGTATATCTCCTCTATCCTCTCCACAACAGCGAAGGGCCTGCCCTTGAGCCTAAGGCAGAGGCCGTCCCCCTCCTTGACGCCGGCGGCCTTGAGGTCCTCGTCGGAGAGGTCGAGGACTATGGGGTATGGGAATATCCACCCGTCGAGGAGCCGCCTCTCCTCGAGCACCCTCTCCACCTCGTTTCTTGTCATGAACCGGTCCAGCGGCGAGAAGAAGCCGTAGGCAATCGACATGATCTCTCGGTACACATTCCTAATGGGAGTCCCGGCGGGGTCCAGCGTCGGCTTTATATCTACGCAGGGGAGCCCCTCCACCATCTTCGCCGCCTTGTCTCTATCCTCTACCACGTTGTACACGAGCCTGCCCCCGTGGGGCGGCGGCGTTTCGAACTTCATAGCAAACCGCCGAGGGAGACCTTTTAATCTTAATTCCTATCTAGAGTGTAATTGTATACATATATTCCCCCCGCCTGTGTCACACGTGCGCATACCCGAGATACCCATGCTCATAAAGTCACTCTACTTCGCCGGCCGCCCCTCCCTCCTCATCCTAGGGCCCCCCGGCATTGGAAAATCTGAGTCTGTCCGCGCCGCGGCGGCCGCCGTGGCAAAGGAGCTGGGTCTCCCACTGGTGGAGTACAGCGACGATGTGTACCTAGACGTGGTGAAAAACCCCGAGGTCTGCCTCCTCGTGGATCTCCGCCTCACCGAGGTAGAACCTGCCGACATTGTAGGCGTGCCTAGGCCCGTGGACGGCGGGGCTGTGCAGTACTTCCCCCAGGCGTGGGCCAAGGCCTTGTCCAAGGCCAAGTGCGGCTTCCTATTCCTCGACGAGTTGACCAACGTCCAACGCGATGACGTGGCCGCCGTGGCGTATAAACTACTGCTGGAGAAAAAGGCCGGGTTCACGAAGTTCTCCGAGGGGGCCATGGTGGTGGCCGCGGGAAACGACCCCGAGACCTCCCCCATAGCCAGGCCCCTCCCAGCCCCCCTAATAAACAGGGTGGTGGTGCTCAAGGCGGAGCCCCCCACCGTCGAGGAGTGGTATCAGTACATGGCCGAGCGCCACGGTGACTTCGACAAGAGGACCTACCTCTACCTAACCCTCTACCCTGAGGACCTCCTGGAGAAGGCGGCCAGTCTTGAGACTGTGAATAACTTCGCCACGCCCCGGTCTTGGACCACTCTGGCCCTCCTCCTGGCGAGGGGGGTGGAGTCGCCTGACGTGATATACGGCCTCCTCGGCCCAGCGGTGGGGGCAAAATTCAAGGCCTTTATCTCCACCAAGGTGGACGTGGAAGACGTGTTGTCCAACCCCCAGAAGTTCGACGGCCTCAAGCCGGACGAGAGGCTCATCCTCCTCCACGAGGTGGCTCGCGCGGCGGAGCACCGCGACGTGTCAAAATTCGTGGAATTCCTCCAGGGGAGGATGGAGTGGCTCATCCTCTTCCTCCGCCTCGTCAAACGCGACGTAGCCGCCAAGCTCCTCTCGGCAATGCCACACGAGGTGGTGACGCGTCTCTACAAAGTGGCCACCATTGTGGAAAAACTGAAAAAATGATAGAGGATCTCTACGCCGCAACTGCCCTATCCCCCTTCTGGGCCGCCACTCTGTGGCGCCTCCGCATCGTGAGGAGGGTGGGGGCAAAGTCCGTGGTGGAGCTAGACGGCTACTCAATAGCCGTGGGAGACCGCTACCTCCAACTGCCCCCCGCCCACCGCATCGCCGAGCTCCTCCACGTGGCGACCCACGTCCTCTTCGACCACGTGGGGCGGATGGCGGGGAGAGACCCAGAGCTGTGGTGGCTCGCCGCAGACGCCGTGGCCTACTCTATAGTGGAGTCGACGGGCGTGGAGTTGCCCAAATACGCCAAAGCCCTCATCGACGCCGTGAAGTATCTAACAGGGCTAGACCCCCGCTCCGCCTCTGTGGAAGATATATACGACCGCTTGGTCAATACCTCCGCCAAGTACCTCATTGACAGGTCGCAGTTGCCCACGTACCGGGGCCACTTCTACCGCGAAAACTACGACGTAGAGGAGGACGTCAGCAGGGGGGACCCCGCCCTGTATGCCACCCGGCCGGAGGACAGGCGGAGGATGCTCATAGAGCTCGTAAGCTCCGCCTCTGTGGCCGCCAAGAGGGCTGGCTACATGTCCTTGTCCGTGGAAAAGGAATACGCCAAGCTTGCCGAGTCGGCGGCAATCCCCTGGCGGGGGTCGCTTCGAAGCCTCTTCGCGAGCACAGCCGCCGCCGTCCTTGAGACGTGGGCGCGGCCCAATAGGCGCGTGGAGGAGTACCCAGGCGCCAGGAGGAGGACGTACACCAAGGTGTGGTGCCTCGTGGACACCTCAGGCTCGATATCGGACGAGGAGTACGCCCTATTTCTCGCAGAGGTGGCCGAAATCGCCAGGCGCACCCAGTCCAAGGTAATGTTTGTGCAGTGGGAGGTGGGGATAAGGGCCGTGCACGAGGTGAGGCGGCCGAGCGACTTGGAGAAAATAAGCCGGATAGGCTTCGGCGGCACCGTCCTAGCCCCCGCCATTAGGAGGGTGGCCGAGCTCGCCAAGCCCTGGGAGCCGGTGGTGGTCTTCTCAGACTTCGTCCTATGGGACTTCTCAGCCGCCGTGGAGGCCCTCTCTAAGGCCGCGCAGAGGGGCAAGGTCATCCTCGCCACAACGGCCGTCAGGCCCAGAGTGCCGGGCGCCCGGCTCGTCCAAATCGCCGAGCCCAAGGTGGAGGAGCTACTCGGCATGTCCGGATGACGGCCCTGCTCTGCATGGAGGCCGCCCAGGAGCTCTCCAAGAGAGGCGTAGACACTACGCCGCTGGAAGCCGCCTGCAACCCCGCGAGGCGCCTCGCGGAGGAGGAGGAAGAGGCGTGCGTCCTAGCCCTCGAGGCCGGGGACACGTGCCCCCAACCGCCCCCGTGGTTGGCGCCGCTACAGATCTACAACTTCTTGTCTAAGCAGAGGAGGCTGGGCAGGCATGGCAGAAGGCTGTTAAAGGCTGTGGAGGAAGAGGCGAGACGCCTACTTATGCGCATATACGAGGCCAAGGCGGCCCTACTCCATCTCCCACTCCACGTGCTAGCCGACGCGCCGCCCCACTGCCACAGGAGGTTCTACTTCGACGGAGAGGCCATCTACCTCACACAAGGCCAATGCCCCGCCCCCACACCCGCCCCCCGGCCAGAAAAGGCAGAAAAGCTGATAGACCTAAAGGCCCCCCACGCCACGGCGGCAAAGCGCCTTGAGACAGTAAAGGCCGCCTACCCGGAGCTGGCCCAGTACCTAGCCGAGGTGGAGGCCGCCATCGAGAGACTAAAAAGGGAGTACATAGCCTACGTCTTGTCGAAAGGCGGGGAGTAGGGAAAAACCGGTGGGGGAAGGAGGAAAAATTAGTCGATTATGTGTATTACTGGGGAGGTTCTGAAGCTCCACTGGCCGGTCTTGGGGTCGCGTCTGACGTGTGTGAATACGTGCCAGTTGTCCTCGTCGATGTAGGGGTAATCGGCGTTGAAGTAGTAGCCGCGGCTCTCCTTGCGGTTCATCATGGAGAAGACCACCGCCTGGCCCACTATGAGGCGGTGATAGACCTCCCACACGCGGAGGAGCTCGTGGAGGCTGGCCGCGGCGGCGAAGCGGAAGTCCTCCTCCAACATCTTCAACAGCTCCCAGGCGCGGCCCAGCATGTACATATTGGTGGTGTAGAAGGTACCCCAGCCCGCCGCGTATTCGTCCATGATCTTCTGAAGCCTTGTCAGTAGCTGGTACCAGTTTAGGTAGTTGGGGTGTATCTCAAACCAGTTGGTCAAGTTGGGCGGCATCTCCGGCGTGGTGGTCAACGGCTTGAGTTTGTGGTACCACTCCAGCGGCCTGTACACAATCTCCTTGTATCTCTCAATGGTGTCGTTGCTCACCACCGGCTTGTAGTCCTTGGCCTGGGTCAAGACGTATCTAGCCGCAGACTTGCCCGCGATTCTACCCTCTGTGAAGGAGCCGCTGGAGAACTTGTGGCCAGACGCCCCCACGGTGTCGCCGGCGCCGAAGAGGCCCTCCACAGTCAACATGCGGTTGGGGCCCCACTTGTACTCAGGCGGCGCAATGTCCGGCGGCCCGGAGGCCCACATGCCTGCCGACGAGCCGTGGCTACCCTGTTGGTAGGGCTCGGTGGGCAGTAGCTCAGAGGGCGTCCTCTGCGGGTGTATGTTCTGGCTGGCCCAGTATATCACCTGGGTGGGTGTCATGTCTAAGTAGTCCTCAAAGAGAACTTTGAGGCTCTCCTCGTCTGGGAGCCTCTCTTGCGTCTGCATTATGTCGGGCCCACGGCCCTCCTTCAAGTTCTGAATAGTGACCCAAGTCCTTATGGGAGTCGGCGTGGGCCTGGCCCACGCGTAGTCGTAGAAGATCTTGGCCAACTCCGCCTTTGCCTCGTCTGGGAGAGGCTCCCACTGCTTGCCCTTGACGTCAGTGGAGCGCATCTTGAGCAGGAGGTAGGGGAAGCCCACGGGGCCGTAGGCGTCTTTGAACCGCACTACCACAAGCCTAAATTCAAAGTTCACAGTCTCGGCCCCGGCCAGGAGAGGTATGGCGTATGCGCTTCCGCTTGCCCAAGTGGGGTACCACGCCCTCCCCAGGCCCTCGCCGACGCTACGCGGCCTGTACAAAAGCGACGTGCCGCCCGCGGCCACGATCACCGCCTTGGCCTTAAAGACGTAGAAGGTGCCGTCTCTCACGTGGAAGCCCACCACGCCCGCAATCCTGTTGGGCCTCTGCTCATCTAGGAGCGGGTGTGTGACAAAGACCCTCTCGTAGACCTCGTCGGCGGACTTTCTACAGGGCTCGGCTATAATCGCCTTGTAGGACTCCCCGTGGATTGGGTGCTGCCATCTGCCGGTTCTGAGGTACTTCCCAGTCTTGGGGTCGCGCCAGATGGGCAGCCCCCACATGTCGAAGAGCTTTATGGTGGAGGTCATGTGCCTCGCTATGTCGTACACGAGGTCTTCTCTGACCACGCCGAGTAGGTCGTTGCGCACGTAGCGGACGAACTCCTCGGGCTTGGGGTCCTCTGGGTCCTCGCTGAAGACGCCTAGGTTAGTGGCGCTGAGGCCCATCCCCACTGCGCCGCTCTTCTCAGTGTTGGCCTTCTCCACGAGGGTCACCTTGCACTTGCTCCTGCACCAGTACTTGGCCTCAAAAACTGCGCCGCATCCCGCCATTCCGCCGCCTACCACCAAAATGTCAGTCTCGACGACCTTCGTGGGGAAGTGGAGCGCCGACATACTACTTCGCCTGCTTAGCCTTTATTATACTACCCACGATTCTCACGGGCTGCGCCGGGCGTGGAAGCTCCTTAAAGCCCAAGAACTCGGGGTTGTCCTCCAGCGCGAGGAGCTCCGAGTCTAGGTCGGGCCTCTCGGGGAAGTCTAGCGCGCCCTTCGCCGAGCCCCAAGGGGTGGTGCGTATGGGGGAGGCGAACTCGTACACCGTTCCGTCTCTGTACATTACGCGCCAGTAGATTATGTTCTTCTTGGTATCTCTCACAACGCCTATCCGGGCGCCCAGCGGGATAAAGTCGCTGTATCCTCTCACCTCCACCGCGTGTTCTGGGCAGTACTTGACGCAGTTTAAACACTCGGCACACGACACTGGGTCAGCGTTGTAGGCCTTCCTTATCTTGGGGTTGTAGTGCATGTTGTCTGCCGGGCATATGTCTACACACTTGCCGCACCCCTTGCACAGAGAGGCATATACAAATGTAGGCATGTCCCCACCCCTCTGCACATTTAAAAGAGTTGTTCATCTACAGATGGAAATAAGACTTAAGAACAAGCGCGCCGAGTGGACCATGCCCACAGAGATGGCGACTATAAAGGAGATTCAAACGGCGTGGGGGACCTACCGCTTCGTTGAGTCGCCTGTTGATTGGTTCGCCATAGACGTGTTGGCCGCGTTAACAGTGCTCTGGATCTTATTCACTTTTTGGTATAAGGGGGTGCGCCAGTTCAACGTCGTAAGATACCCCTACATTGAGACGATGATACCCTACGCCGAGTGGGATAGAAAGTTGTTAAGGGAGAAGCCCCCCATAGGCGTCGGAAGCGCCATCGCATACTTCTTCAAGACGTTGTTCGCCGACGTGTTGGCTATGGGAATTCTGAAGTGCGAATACGGGAAGTCGGAGAAGGAGGTGGTTAATACGAGGGCCGCGAAGCGGGTCGCGAAGCTGTTCATGGTATGGGGCTTTGTACTCGCCGGCATTTCTACGACGCTGGCCTACTTCACCTTCCCCCACAACATGATCGTCCTAGACCTGCACCACCCAGCCAGGATATTTGGCGTGGCGGGCGGAGTGCTCATGGTGGTGGGCGCCTTGATATGGCTCTCCGTTAGGTACAAGGAGGTGAACTACAGAGGCATTTGGGACTGGCTCGGCGCAGACTACTTGCCCTTCATGGTTCTACTGCTGGGGCTCTCCGGGTTCGTCCTACAAGCCGCCATATACGTCTGGGCCCACAACCCCAGCGACGCCTTTGCCAACGCCTTCCTCTACTTTGCTGAACACTTCCACGCCATCCCCGTGGCGCTGTTCTTCTGGGCGTTCTTTTGGACAAAGGCCGACCACATAATCTACAGAATCCTCTGGCGCATATACGAGTACGCCGACAAGAAGTATGCGGCTTCTCACAACATCAGCAGACTCCCGCCGCCGACCCTCAAGGTGATGAATAAGACGGGCAAAGAGATACAGCCAGGCTACTAAACCCCTCTTTTTCCCCTCATCATAAAGACCACCGCATCCTCCTCCACCGGCACTTCCACAAGCCTAAGCGCCGTGTTGTTAGTCAATATGGCGAACGGCTGAGGCTCCACGTGTACCACCTCGCCGAATTCCACGTGGTCTAGATACTCCAGGGCCACCGTCCCCTCGTATATTGGGAAGCCCGTCAACTGCCTCCTCACCACCAGCTCGGTGATACCAAAGGGGACCTTCATCACCACCCGCGTGGCCTCCACAGGGTTTGCCTCAGAGACTTCGAAGTAGGCCTCTACGTCCATTGCGCCCCAGCCGTAGTAGGGGTAGAGCATGACGGCGAGCTCCCTCGACACGCCTATGCACGGCCCCTTCTCCACCTTAGCCACGGCCCGCCTCCCATCTCTAGACCTCAACTCCACGTAGGGCACCTCCACGTCTAAAAAAACCACAGGCCTGTAGTCCAAGATAGTGCGAGTTAAACACATCCTCAGATACATGGACTTGGACATGTGTGAGTATAAATGCGTATAACCGCCGACAGGTTTTTATAAGCACAGGTTTTTGGCGCCATGTTGGTGGCTGTTATTTCGGACACGCACGACGACTGGGTGGCCATTAGGCGCTTCGGCGAATTGGTCAAGAGGCGTGGGCCGGCGTTTATAATCCACGCCGGGGATTGGACATCTCCCTTTAGCCTAATGAAGATGAGGAAGGCCGTGGGCGACATGCCCATCTACACCGTGTTGGGCAACAACGAGGGGGATAAGATCAACTTTGCCCGGCAGGCCGCCGCCCACAAGGTAGAGATCTTGGGAGACGCCGGTCTCATAGAGGCCGGGGGTAGGAGGATTGGCGTCTACCACGGAACCTCAGAGCTCATCCTAGAGGCGCTTATAAGGTCGAAGATGTTTGACATAGTTGTCTACGGCCACACCCACAAGGTTGACATCAGGCACGTGGATGGGACACTGGTGATAAACCCAGGCGAGGCATGTGGATGCGCACACGAGAGAAAAACAGCCGCATTTCTAGACTTGTCGACGCTTCACGTGGAAATAGTGGACCTCTAACCGCCCGTCCCACGGAGACCACACACGCTAAGGAAACCGCGGCTACTCTTCATCAACGGCTACCGAGCTCAACACTGCCTACTGTTGGCTAAGGCGTGGCATAGGCTAAGCCCCCAACCGCCTCTACAAGGCGCCCATTCCTGCATGTTGTTTCACCGCGGCCCACCTTGCTCTATGGGTTTTACGTTTAAAAATATTAGTGTAACACGTCATATGTTTAGAGAGACTTGGAGAGGCGTTGTGCCTCCTCTCTCGGAATCTGCTCTGGAACTTGTCAAATTTTTCCTAGGCGAATATCCGCGGCCGACTTCTATATATTCCGCATATAGGGCTCTCCCGTACCCAGCGTCGACTATATATAAATCGGCCCGCGCCTTGAAATCTCTCCGAATTTTGAGGGAAGAGACTGGGGGCTACGTGGCCACAGTGAAGGCGGCCATAGTTGCGGCTTACCACCTCGACGAGGCGTATCTATCCTACGTGGAGAAGTTCTGGGGACTTGGGCCCCGGAGGGGGGTCTACAGCTACCTCCTCCTCTTGGGCGCGGCGCTTAGGCGGCTGGGCTTTAAGTTACAGGAGGCCTACATCTGCGACTTCTACGCAACCCCCATGTACATAATTCCATTTCTCTCCGGCGGAGCCGCAGAGGCTGGGAGGAAGCTGGGCCTAGAGCCCGCCGTGGTAGAAGAGGCGCTTGAGGTAATGAGAGAGGCTACTGCCCTCCGCGAAGTGTATGTGGATGGGCTTAGGGTTCTGTTGCTACGCGCTGGTGGGAGGCACGTGGTGGCAGACGTGGCCTGCTCTAAGTTTGGGAAGTGTGGACACGCATCGCCGTTGAGCTGTCCCAGGGCTAGGCGCATAATTACATACATCGCCGGCGGTGGTGTGAAAGAATCAATATAAAGGGGTTAGATGTTTGTCCCATGGCGCGGATTATATTAGTAGCAGTGCCCGGGGTGGGGAAGAGCACGATTTTGAAGTTTCTAACTGAGCGCAGGAGAGACGTCCAAGTGGTAAACTACGGCGACGTGATGCTCGAAATCGCCAAGGCCCGCTTCGGCATCGCCAATAGGGACGAGATGAGGAAGAAAATCCCCCTGGAACAGTACAGGGAGGTCCAGAGGGAGGCCGCGGAGAGAATCGCCCAGATGCAGGGCCACGTGGTGGTGGACACCCACGCGTCGATAAAGATAGCCGGGGGGTACTACCCAGGCCTACCCCACCGCATTATCACGCTCATGAAGCCGCACGCCATTGTGTTAATAGAGGCGGACCCGCAGGTGGTGCTAAAGCGCAGAGCCAGCGACGCCACTAGGCCCACGAGGGACGTGGAGACCCCCGAAGACGTGGAAAGGCACCAAGAGGCCAACCGGCACTACGCCTACGCGGCCTGCGAGGCGGCGGAGTGCATCGTCTACATAATCGACTTACGCAAAGTGCCAGAGACGCGGCCCTTTGAACACGCAGAGTACGCCGCGGGCAAGCTATCCGAGCTCATAGACGCCCTCGGCTGACGGTCTTCCACAACTCTCTCAAAAGAGCCGCCACCTGCCCCAGCGGCTTCTCAGTCTTGTAAAACACGGCGAGGTACTGCACAGCCCCGTCGTCGACAAGTATACAGGGGCCGCACAGCTCAGCAGCCACGTCGCCAATGGGCCTCCCCCCGTACGTGGCAGGCAACTTGACGACTCCCCCCTCGGCTATTACCAACGCCTTTAGATTGCAGAGGCAGACGAGTTCAGCAAAAACTTTTTCAAAAAACTCCCTGGCGTTTTCTACCCGGATCTCCTCCACTATCCCCTCAGCTTCGTCAGTATATATCCGTAGAGCCTAGTGGGGGCGCTCCAGAGGGTGGGCATGGCCAAGAAGGAGAATGGGTGCACCATTTTTCCAAAGGGCACGTAGGCTATGAAGAGCATGGCCAACGCCGCGTGAACCTTAGTGACCACGTCCGCCTCGGCCATCTTCTCAACGCCAGCCACGGGATTCCCCAAGAGGACGTTCTGCAACCACGGAGACACAGTCTCCATGTAGTTGGGGTGCAAGACGAGGGTCTGCACATTGCCAAGGCCCACAATTGCGAGGAGGAGGACTAGGGCAAACCAGTCGTCTAGAAAGCTCAGCTTCCGCACGTCTGGCCTAACGAGCCTCCGCACGAGGAGGAGGACCAGCCCTATGAACGCCGCAATGCCCGCCGCCCCGCCCACATACAGGGCTATGGCCTTGTGCACCTCCTTCGGCATCCCGAAGTTCTCCGGGGGGACGATCATGGAGAGGTGGCCGAGGAGCGCGATCCAGATGCCCCAGTGGAATAGGAAAGACCCCACCTGCAAGAGGCGGTCGGACATGCCGAGGTTGTAGAGCACGAAGATCCTCTTGAGCACCTCGCCGAGCCTGTCGCCGAAGCCCCACTTGTAGCCCAGCACCTGTACTGAGTAGAGGCCCGTGAGGTCCGGCGCCCTGAGCCACCCGGCGAATTTGTACAAAACCCCAGCTATGAACAGCGCCAGAGATATGTAAGGCGCTACGCCAAATACAAATAAATCAAGTGGAGACATAGGAAGATTGGGAGTGGGGCTTATAATCTGTTATTCCACATTCACGGTTAATACCTCTTCTCCATGCACTTGCCCAGCTGCTTTAAGAGAGAGACGAGGTAGCCCAAGCCTCTCTGCACGTCTGGGTCCCTAAGCGCCGCCAGTAGGCCCATTAGGCCAATTGGCTTTTCCACCTCCGCAACGGCCACGGCGGTGGTTAAGCAGTCCAGCTTTGAAGTATCTTGCGACATGTTGACCGCGGCGGTTAGGGCCACCTCCTGCAACTTGGCGACCTTCTCTATGAAGCCCGGCGTGAGCAGGCCCTCGGTTATAAAGCGTAACGTAGTGGCCAACTGGAGCAAGTCGTCCAACACGCCGCTCCTCTTGAACTCCCACAGCGTCCTCACCAAGTCGCGGAGGACGTCTATCCGCTCGACGATCTCTGCGAGAGCCTCCTGCGTCTTAGGAGACTCCAACGCCTTTAAGAGCCTCTCCTCGGTACTCATAGCCCACACCTAACCGCGCTCCATATGGAGAAATTAGTCAAATCTTTTAGCCTCATCATGAACTTATTGCTTGGCACGGGGTAGAGGGCGGGGCCGTCGTAGTTCCAGCTCACCTGCGTAGCCTCCTCTGTCCCCGTCAAAATGAAGCATATGACCCTGCCGTTGTATACAGAGTCTGCGTGGCCGAACTCCATATCCTCATATATCCTGTCAGCCACAACCTCGGACTGGAAGTGCGCCACGCTGCCAGCCTTAGGCACGGCCAAATTGGTGGTATCGCCTATCGCGTACTCCACTCCGTTGCCCCCGGCGATCTGGAGAGTGTACTTATCCACGGGGACCCAGCCCCCCTGGTCCACCAGTCCCGAGTTAAAGGCCACCTCTGCCGCGGTGTGCTTAGGCACCACGATAATTAAGTCGCCCTTCAACGTCTCGGGGCCCACCACCTCCCCCTCCCTCACCTCCTTTACCTCGAACTTGGTCCTATACTCAATCCCCCTATTCCTAAACTCCTCCTCCAAGAACTTGTTCACATTGGGCTGCGCATGCAGGTGCGGCGCCACCGTGGTAAACACTATTTTGACGTCCTTCTTCCGCCCAGTCTTCATCAACACGTCGTCGAAGTAGAAGAGGAACTCGTAGGGGGCAACGGGGCACTTAAAAGGCGTCGAGGCAACGGAGAATACCAAGGTCCCCTTAGCAAATTTAGAGAGGGCTTCCCTCAGCGCCTTGGCCCCCTCGTAAGTCCAGAAAGTGTGCCACACCTTTTTAAACCCGGGAAAGTGGTCCGTCTTAACCACCGCGCCCGTGGCCAAGACGAGGTAGTCGTACTGAATCTCAGACCCATCCCCCAGAACCACCTTGCGGTTTTTCACGTCTATTTTGGTGGCCGGCTTTTTCACCAAGTTCACAAGTGGGTGTAGCACCTTCCGCACGGGCCTAAACATCACTTCGCTGGGCAACTCCTTAAACGGGACGTATAGGAACCCGGGCTGGTAGACCACGTTCTCCTCCGGCTCTACAACTACGACCTCCAGCTCCCCCTTCTTCACCTTTGCAAACGCCTTAGTTGCCAACTTATTCGCAGTAAACGCGCCGCCGACTCCCCCTCCCACTATTACCACCCTCCGCATGCCAGCACGCAATGAGAAATTTATACAACTTATTCCCTAGTCGCTGTATAATAAGGCAAAAGTTTATTCGAAAGCAATTTTGAACAAAATTAAAATTAAAATATATTTCAGGGAGCTTTAAACGACTATGGCCTTGTATACCAGGTCCATTAGCCCGGAGTAGGTTATGTTTTTGCCGTACTCCTTGTTTAAGTGGGGGATTGTGTGGCTCAGCTGGGCTTTGCATATGGCGCAGGCCCTGACCACGTGGTTTGCGTTGACCTTCAAGGCGTCTTCGTACCAGTTCTTGGCGTATTGAATCCTCAGCGGCAGAAGCTCGTCGGTCAGCAGGCCCCCTCCGCCGCCGCAGCACCACGTCTTCTCTCTGTTGTTGGGGCTCTCCACGTAGTTCTTAACCACGTGCCGAATTATGAAGCGTGGCTCCTCCGTCAAGTCGCCGCCGCGGGCGTAGTTGCAGGAGTCTTGGAAGGTGTAGACGACGTCGCCGTTGCGGGAGGGGTCCAGCTTCAGTTTGCCGTTTTTAATGGCGTCTACCACTAGGTGGAAGACGTGCATAGTCTTTATGCCGTGTTTCTCCAGCTCTGGCCCAGTGTAGTTCTTAAAGGCGCGCCACCCGTGGCCGCACTCCCCCGCAATTACGTACTTCACCTTGAGCCTGAGCGCGGCGTTGACGGCCTTCTGGCCTATGAACTTCATGTGGCGCTCTGAGGCAAATAGGCCGAAGTTTGCCAGCTCCGCCATCTCTGTGCTAAAGGCGTACTTAATCCCCATTAGGTGGAGGAAGAGCATGTACCCCTTGAGAGTCTCCATGTTTGTAAAGAAGTCGGCCGAGGGCGGAATGAGCAAGGCCTCCGGCCAATCGGG contains:
- a CDS encoding NAD(P)/FAD-dependent oxidoreductase, whose translation is MRRVVIVGGGVGGAFTANKLATKAFAKVKKGELEVVVVEPEENVVYQPGFLYVPFKELPSEVMFRPVRKVLHPLVNLVKKPATKIDVKNRKVVLGDGSEIQYDYLVLATGAVVKTDHFPGFKKVWHTFWTYEGAKALREALSKFAKGTLVFSVASTPFKCPVAPYEFLFYFDDVLMKTGRKKDVKIVFTTVAPHLHAQPNVNKFLEEEFRNRGIEYRTKFEVKEVREGEVVGPETLKGDLIIVVPKHTAAEVAFNSGLVDQGGWVPVDKYTLQIAGGNGVEYAIGDTTNLAVPKAGSVAHFQSEVVADRIYEDMEFGHADSVYNGRVICFILTGTEEATQVSWNYDGPALYPVPSNKFMMRLKDLTNFSIWSAVRCGL
- a CDS encoding (Fe-S)-binding protein, which translates into the protein MAVAHEAAQHGAAAFKMGDTSNIKPFKAKEDQVKVLHSRVGLELPKDPLEHIRRRLREEVSRNRNVKMAMEVCVHCGICLDNCPTYVQTKDIFNSPVGRAELIRSVIKAESLSGKLFGKAVGAVKLTEEQLEKIYTYYYQCLECRKCAYSCPFGIDQADITRLVREVMYEAGIISKYIATVIDAVERTGTNLGMKPMAVIKSITFAAGEIKEEKGVEVEYFIYRDDQNKLVKYKADQPVKEVQPGDPDWPEALLIPPSADFFTNMETLKGYMLFLHLMGIKYAFSTEMAELANFGLFASERHMKFIGQKAVNAALRLKVKYVIAGECGHGWRAFKNYTGPELEKHGIKTMHVFHLVVDAIKNGKLKLDPSRNGDVVYTFQDSCNYARGGDLTEEPRFIIRHVVKNYVESPNNREKTWCCGGGGGLLTDELLPLRIQYAKNWYEDALKVNANHVVRACAICKAQLSHTIPHLNKEYGKNITYSGLMDLVYKAIVV